The following proteins are encoded in a genomic region of Cryptomeria japonica chromosome 11, Sugi_1.0, whole genome shotgun sequence:
- the LOC131060327 gene encoding putative pentatricopeptide repeat-containing protein At3g23330, which produces MLMPSTANLNLNFTALYRDGLLKEALHILFTAHNPPVEPSIYIQLLQTCITKDALSDGKRIHSLISHRVFEFAKNPIFQNKLINMYVQCGSLVNARKVFDGMKERDGFSWNVIIAAYRRHGNAHQALRMFHQMQGTGVKPDQFTFASILPACAKIRSLEQGINIHQSIMERGFLSDVVIANALLDMYAKCGSIHKARELFVKMPQKDVVSWNTMITGYAQIGALGEAIRLFEEMPRPDVISWNAMVAGYARSGFVEKALEAFKQMQSAGLKPNSATFASILPGCAKVGALEWGMDIHQSIVESGFMSDFVVASALVDMYAKCGNIHKASSLFDKMPQRDSVSWTAMIAGYTQNGFYEKALETYKQMQLAGVKPESTTFASILPACGKMGALEQGIDIHQNIIECGCSSDIEVVNSLIDMYAKCGSVHKAREIFDKMPQRDVVSWTATVAGYAQNGFFNDALELFELMKHSGTHPDHVCFTRVLFACSHAGLVDEGCKYFNAMSNHYCITPRIDHYVCMADLLGRAGYLDETFNFLIKMPNKPVVDAWMCLLGACRSHKNLGLGVYTANLLFELDPKNSSTYVLLSNLYTEMGELGEVQMVRRLMQDRGVKKLPGCSWIEGHKMVHVFCAGDRSHPQTQEIYVMLEKLSSEMKAAGYVSDLKHALNDVEEEEKELFLCHHSEKLAIAYGLINSPPGTTIRVVKNLRVCVDCHTATKFISKIVARQIIVRDGNRFHHFKQGHCSCGDFW; this is translated from the coding sequence ATGCTAATGCCATCCACTGCAAATCTCAATCTCAATTTCACAGCATTATACAGAGATGGTTTATTGAAGGAAGCGCTACACATTTTGTTTACTGCCCACAACCCTCCTGTAGAGCCTTCTATATATATTCAACTACTGCAGACCTGTATTACCAAGGATGCGCTTTCAGATGGTAAACGAATCCACTCACTTATCTCTCACAGGGTATTTGAGTTTGCTAAAAACCCAATTTTTCAAAATAAGCTTATCAACATGTATGTCCAGTGCGGGAGTTTGGTTAATGCTCGGAAAGTTTTTGATGGCATGAAAGAACGAGATGGCTTCTCATGGAATGTGATAATTGCAGCTTATAGAAGACATGGGAATGCTCACCAGGCATTGAGAATGTTTCACCAAATGCAAGGAACAGGTGTCAAACCTGATCAGTTCACTTTTGCCAgcatactcccagcctgtgccaaaataaGATCTTTAGAACAGGGTATTAACATCCATCAGAGCATAATGGAAAGGGGATTTTTATCAGATGTTGTAATTGCAAATGCCCtgctagacatgtatgcaaaatgcggAAGCATACACAAGGCGCGCGAACTGTTTGTCAAAATGCCTCAAAAAGATGTGGTCTCCTGGAATACAATGATTACAGGATATGCTCAAATTGGTGCTCTTGGCGAAGCTATAAGGCTTTTTGAGGAGATGCCTCGGccagatgtcatctcatggaatgccatggtTGCAGGATATGCACGAAGTGGGTTTGTCGAAAAGGCTTTGGAGGCatttaagcaaatgcaatcggcaggtttAAAGCCAAATTCTGCAACGTTTGCCAGCATTCTCCCAGGCTGTGCCAAAGTGGGAGCTTTAGAatggggtatggacatccatcaaagcatagttGAAAGCGGGTTTATGTCGGATTTTGTAGTTGCAAGTGCCctggtagatatgtatgcaaaatgtggaaacatacaCAAGGCAAGTTCactgtttgataaaatgcctcaaagagattcagtttcctggactgcaatgattgctggatataCACAAAATGGGTTTTATGAAAAGGCCTTGGAAACTTacaagcaaatgcaattagcaggtgtaaagccagagtccacaacctttgccagtatCCTCCCAGCCTGCGGTAAAATGGGAGCTCTAGAACAGGGTATagacatccatcaaaacataattGAATGTGGATGTTCATCCGATATTGAAGTTGTAAATTCACTGATAGACATGTATGCGAAATGTGGAAGCGTACATAAGGCACGCGAAATTTTTGataaaatgcctcaaagagatgtggtATCATGGACTGCAAcagttgcaggatatgcacaaaatggcttTTTCAATGATGCTCTCGAACTCTTTGAACTAATGAAGCATTCTGGAACACACCCTGACCATGTATGCTTCACTCGTGTTTTATTTGCATGCAGCCATGCAGGTCTAGTGGATGAGGGCTGTAAATACTTCAATGCCATGAGCAACCATTACTGCATTACACCTAGAATTGATCATTATGTGTGCATGGCTGACCTTCTTGGCCGTGCTGGATATCTTGATGAAACTTTCAACTTTCTCATTAAAATGCCAAATAAACCTGTGGTGGATGCGTGGATGTGTTTGCTTGGTGCTTGTAGATCACATAAGAATTTAGGTTTAGGAGTATATACAGCAAATCTTCTTTTTGAGCTGGATCCTAAAAATTCTTCCACATATGTTCTGCTGTCAAATCTTTATACAGAAATGGGCGAGCTGGGTGAGGTTCAAATGGTAAGGAGATTGATGCAAGATAGAGGAGTTAAAAAATTACCAggatgtagttggattgaaggCCATAAAATGGTACATGTTTTTTGTGCAGGAGATAGATCACACCCACAGACACAGGAGATCTATGTAATGTTGGAGAAACTGTCTTCAGAGATGAAGGCAGCAGGGTATGTTTCAGATTTGAAACATGCACTGAATGATGTGGAGGAGGAGGAAAAAGAATTATTCCTCTGCCATCATAGTGAAAAGTTGGCAATAGCATATGGATTGATAAATTCGCCCCCTGGAACAACCATTAGAGTAGTCAAAAACCTTCGAGTATGTGTTGATTGCCACACTGCAACCAAGTTTATCTCCAAGATTGTTGCAAGACAAATTATTGTGAGAGATGGGAACCGGTTCCATCATTTTAAACAAGGTCACTGTTCTTGTGGAGATTTTTGGTGA